The Cytobacillus sp. NJ13 sequence GAACAGCTTGGACTGAAGGAAATTCCCAAGCCTGAAAATCTTCAGAAGCGCGGCGGCTGCTGGTTTATATGCGGAGATCAGGAAATCCATATCGGGGTGCAGGAAGGCTTCCTGCCGGCCAAAAAAGCCCACCCAGGATTTATTGTGGAAAACCTCGAAGACTTGAGAAGCAGTCTCGAAGAGCAGAAGATAGCTATAAAGGAAGAACCGCCAATAGAAGGAAGAAAGCGATTCTTTGTTGATGATCCATTCGGAAACAGAATTGAGTTCCTGGAGTATTTGTCGTAATAGCTATAGCTTTGCAGCCTGTTCCTTCATGAATAAAAAAATATGATATAATAAATGGCAAAATTAGTTGATGAGGGGATTTTATGAAAAAGAAAAAACACCATTCCCAGCCTAAAAAAGACGATAAGCCAGTCACGCTTGGCGACATGCTAAACCAGGACTTGATGGAGCAATTAAAAGGGAAAAAGCAGGAATTAAAAGCTGCTGAAGATAAACAGAAGAAAGAAGAAGAGCGCCGAAAAAAAGAGGAAAGAAGACTGCGCGAAAAAAATAAAAGCTTTGAAGAACTGTTTGGAGAAAGCGATCTTAACTGGAAAGAGTTCAAATAATAAGAAAAGCGGAAGGCGCTCGCTTATCGGCCCGAGAGCCGATGGTGCCTGGAGCTAGACAGTTATCTAACTTTAGAAATTACACATTCTTATCTTTCAAAAAGAAGGGGCTGACTTTGATATTATCCCCTCTAAGTAGAAGTGTAAAAAGACCATCATAAAAAATGGTGATACACTTAACTTGGAGGGGATTTTTCATGGGGAAAACAGGAAGAACGTATCAAAAATATACAGAAGATTTTAAAATAAGAGCAGTAAAACTATACAAAGAAGGAAACAAAAGTTACCGAACAGTATCGGAAGAGCTAGGTCTTCGA is a genomic window containing:
- a CDS encoding VOC family protein translates to MSFSFKGIDHIQLAAPKGCEDAARKFYGEQLGLKEIPKPENLQKRGGCWFICGDQEIHIGVQEGFLPAKKAHPGFIVENLEDLRSSLEEQKIAIKEEPPIEGRKRFFVDDPFGNRIEFLEYLS
- a CDS encoding YqkE family protein, yielding MKKKKHHSQPKKDDKPVTLGDMLNQDLMEQLKGKKQELKAAEDKQKKEEERRKKEERRLREKNKSFEELFGESDLNWKEFK